The region ATAGGCGATCCGCCCCTGCCCATCGATAACGAATGTTTCCGGGACACCTGACGAACCGATCGCGATCTGAACGCTGCTGCGGGCGTCCAGTCCAATGCGAGAATAGGGATTCCCATAACGCTGGAGAAAGCGATCGACATCTACCCTCGCATCGCGGATCGCGATGGCATCGATTTCCACACCGGCGTCCTTCAACGCCATGAGCTGCGGCGCCTCAGCAGCACAAGGCACACACCAACTGGCGAAGATATTGAGCAGCCGAGGTTTGCCTGTCGCCAGCTCCTGACTCGCCAAGGGAGGCCGATCGCTTGCCGCCGTAGGAAGAGTGAAGGAAGGCAATGCCTTGCCGACCAGCTTTGATGTGATGACACGATCGTCGGGTTTGAGAAGTCCGCTGGCGAACAATGCGAAAAATCCAGCGAAAAGCCCCAAAGGTAGCCAGATCAGCAACTTCTTCATGCGGCGAGTGCCCTTGCCCGCCATTTGAGAAGCCACCCTCTCCGCTCACGACCCAACAACGCCAGCAATCCGCCGAGCGCAATCAAAGCGCCGCCAAACCAAATCAAGGTGACAAATGGCTTCCACCAAACTCGTAGTTGCCAGCGCCCGTCGTTCCCTTCCTGGCCCAGCACAACATAGAGCTGGCCATTCCAGCGCGTAAGCAGGGCCGCTTCGGTCGTGGTGGTTGGCGGGGACGCGAAGAAACGCGACTGCGGATGCAGGCTCACAGGGGAACCTCCGCCACGACTTACCTCCATGTCGGCCTGCAGCGCCGTCCAATTATCTCCTGCTACTGGCGCAATCTGTATCAGACGCAGCTTCCAATCCGCCGCTTCGACAATGTCTCCCGGCCGCACCGCCGCAAGTTTTTCAACGGTGAAGGCCGAATCGCATGCCATGCCCGCCAAGCTGACGGCGCATCCCAGATGGGCAATAACCATTCCCCAGGTAAAAAGCGGAGTACGTCGCAGATTGCGCTTCCACAGCGGTGCGACACTGGCAGCGCCAACCGCTAAGGCAATGGTCAGCCCAAAGAAGGGAAGAACGCCTATCCGGCCCCAGGCGATCGTCGCGAGAGTTGCGGCCACGACCAAAGCGATGACCGCCGGAATAGCCAGACGAGGAGATACATCCACCAACCGGTCCCGGCGCCAGCGGGTGAGCGGCCCCACCGCCATGACTATCATCAGTATAAGGGCGATCGGCCCGGCGATCCTGTCGAAGTACGGCGCACCCACCGAAACCTTATGGCCGAACGCCTCTGTCATCAGAGGATAGAGCGTGCCGATCAGCACCAGCCCAAGGATAACCGACAACAGAAGGTTATTGACCACCAGCATAGTTTCGCGGCTGACAAGCTCAAACGGCGCGCCCTCACGAACCGCGCCCACCCGCCAGCCGAACAGTGCAAACGCGCCGCCGATGTAGAGCCCTAGCAGCACAAGGATGAAGGTGCCGCGCTCAGGATCCACGGCAAACGCGTGAACGCTGGTCAATATACCGGAACGGACGAGGAAAGTACCGACCATCGACATGGAAAAGGCGATGACGGCCAGCATGACCGTCCAGGCCCTCAGCGCGTCACGAGTGGCGAGCACTGTCACGCTATGCAGCAGCGCAGTTGCAGCGAGCCACGGCATCAGCGAAGCGTTTTCCACTGGATCCCAGAACCACCAGCCGCCCCAGCCCAGCTCATAATAAGCCCAATAACTTCCCGCAGTGATCCCGAGGGTCAGGAATATCCATGCCGCCAGAACCCAAGGGCGCATCGCACCGGCGAAAGCAGCATCGACTTGCCGCGTCAGCAGCGCGCCCACGGCGAACGAGAAGGCAACCGAGAGGCCTACATAGCCCAGATAAAGCGTAGGCGGGTGGAAAGCGAGACCGGGGTCCTGCAGCAGCGGATTGAGCCCCTGCCCGTCCGCTGCCGGAGGATCGACACGGGTGAATGGATTGGAAGCGAACAACAAAAAGGCATAGAAACCGAGGCTAATCGCCGCCTGCCCACCTAGCGTCGCCATATGCGTGTCACGCCGCAGCGCTCGTTCGAACAAGGCGACCGCTGCGCCCGCGGCACCCATTACCGCGACCCACAGCAGCATCGAGCCTTCGTGATTGCCCCAGGTTCCGGCAAATTTGTAAAGCCAGGGTTTCATGGAGTGGCTGTTGGTGGCAACCAGTAGCACCGACATATCCGACCGGATGAAGAGTGTGATCAGCGATATGAACGCGGTTACGACCAGTAAACCCTGCGCAACGGCAACCGGGCGTACAGCGCCCAATAGTTCGGACCTCTGCCCCGCGAGCCCGATTCCCACCAATATCAATTGAAGCAGCGCCAGCGCGGCAGCAAGCCAAAGCGCGGCAAGCCCTGCCTCCGCGATCATGCCTTATTCTCCTGATTAGACCGCGTTTCAGCCGATTGCTTCATTTCACCGCTCAGCCTTCATCTCGCGCGTCTCTTCGTCATAGCGCAAGCCTTCCAGTTCGCGGGGCATGTAGCGCTCATCATGCTTGGCTAGCAGATTCGTCGCGACGAACGTACCCATGGAATCGAACGCCCCCTCCGCCACCACGCCCGATCCTTCCTTGAACAGGTCCGGCGCAATGCCTTTGAAAACCGCCGGGACGGTCGCTTTTCCGTCAGTCACTTCAAAATGAATCGTGACGCCATCAGCCGCGCGCGTCAGGCTTCCCTTGACGACCATGCCCCCCAGGCGAATAGCCTTGCCGGCCTCGAACCCTTTGGCTCGAACGTCTGCGGGTGCGTAGAAATAGGCGGCTTCGTCGCGCAACGCGGATGCTGCCAGTAACCCTGCGCCGACCAGGGCAAGAACGGCTACCAGTGCCAGTATCAGTCGTTGGTGCTTCGCCTTCATGACTTGTCCGACAATTTCTGCGCAGCCGTCTCCGCGCGTCGCATGGAGCGCCAGCAGCCAAAGCACAGCGCCGCCGTTCCCAAAAAGGTCAGCGCATAAGCACCGACGACAAAGGCCCATTGGTTCATGCTGTTATCCCCGCGCGAGCCGCTGCATGCGCGCTTCAACCTTGTTGCGCGCCAGGATCGTTCGCATCCGCATCAGGACGATAGCCGCGAACAGCAAGGAAAATCCCGTCAACGTCAAGCCGAGGGGCCAAAGCAGGGACCCGTCTATGCTGGATCCTCGCAAAGTGATGCTGGGGCCCTGATGCAGGCTGTTCCACCATACCACCGAACGATTGATGATCGGTATGTTGACCGCGCCGACAAGCCCGAAAATAGCTGTGACCGGGCTGACCCCGCCTCGATCTTGGCTCGAACTTGCATTGCCGAGCGCTACATAACCCAGATAGAGGAAAAAGAGCACCAGCATCGATGTCATCCGGCCATCCCATTCCCACCATGTTCCCCAGGTGGGTCGGCCCCATATCGATCCAGTAACAAGGCAAATGGCCGTAAACAGCGCTCCCGGTATTGCGATTGCGCGCCCGGCAACGGCGGCGAGCGGGTGTCGCCAGACCAGTTGCATGAGCGCTGCGATTGCGATGCCCATCCAGCCTCCCATGCCCAGCCATGCCGCTGGCACATGAATGTAGAGAATCCGAACGGTCTCTCCCTGCAGATAATCGGCCGGCGTGACGAACAGGCCACAACCCGCCCCAACCAGAAGCAGAGCAAGGCCCGGCCAGAAAAGCCAGACGGTGAGCGGCCGCGCGATCTTCAAAAATCGGGTGGGATTGGCGAAGCGATGCATTTGGGAAGGCTCTTTAGCTGCGCCCCGTCCGCAAAGCCAGCACCGCTTTTCGCGCTCGATCACAGGAAAAATCCTGTTGAACGAACGGCTGAGCCGGCTTTTTTGTTACAGGCAGGCGACAAATCATATTCGAAACACTATATGCGCGCAAAGCAGCCCTCTGAGGCGTACAGCATCGGCTATGGACCCGCTCGCACCCATGTTTACAACAAATCCGTTCGACGACGACAAGCTGCGTGAAGAATGCGGCATTTTCGGGGTCATTCAGGCCGAGACCGCTTCGGCGATCGTTGCTCTTGGCCTTCATGCGCTCCAACACCGCGGTCAGGAAGCGGCAGGCATCACCAGTTGGGACGGCCATGATTTCCACACTCATCGCGCAATGGGTCACGTCGCTGGAAATTTCGACCGCGACGAAGTGATTCGCGGGCTTCCCGGCAACTCTGCATGCGGCCATGTCCGCTATTCAACGACCGGTGAAACATCCCTTCGCAACGTGCAGCCGCTTTATGCCGAACTTAACTCGGGCGGTTTTGCGATCGCGCACAATGGCAATATCTCAAACGCGATGAAGCTCCGCCGCGAGCTTATACGGCGCGGTTCCATCTTCCAGTCCACGTCAGACACCGAAGTCATCATTCATCTGGTGGCGACATCCACATATCGGACACTACTCGACAAATTCATCGATGCCCTGAAGCAGATCGAGGGCGCCTATTCGCTGATCGTAACAACGCCAGAGGGCATGATCGCATGCCGCGACCCACTAGGCATCCGTCCCTTGGTCATGGGCCAGTTGGGAGAATCCACGATGTTTGCCTCCGAAACGGTGGCTTTCGATGTGGTGGGCGCAGAACATGTGCGTTCGATAGAACCCGGTGAATTGGTCATTGTGACGCATGATGGTCAGATTCGCAGCCATCGGCCCTTTGGCGAAGTTCATCCACGTCCATGCATTTTCGAACATGTCTATTTCAGTCGCCCTGATTCGATCGTGGATGGCTCCAGCGTATATTCCGTCCGCAAGGCAATCGGCGCCCAGTTGGCTGTCGAAAATCCGGTCGATGCGGATCTGGTCATTCCCGTACCGGACAGCGGCGTGCCCGCCGCGATCGGTTATGCTCAACAATCGGGTATTCCCTTTGAGCTAGGGATCATCCGGTCGCACTATATCGGCCGCACCTTTATCCAGCCCGGTGACAAGGTTCGCCATCTCGGCGTGAAGCTCAAGCACAATGCCAACCGTGCGCTTATTGATGGGCAGCGTGTCGTCCTGATCGACGATTCGATTGTGCGCGGAACGACCAGTCTCAAGATCGTCCAAATGATGCGCGAGGCCGGAGCCAAGGAAGTGCACATGCGGATCGCAAGCCCGCCTACCAAGCACAGTTGCTTCTACGGCGTGGACACCCCGGAACGCACCAAGTTGCTAGCACATCGCCTCGATGTTGGCGGGATGCAGGATTTCATTCACGCTGACAGCCTGTCCTTCATCTCAATTGACGGCCTCTACAAGGCGCTTGGAGAAGCAAAGCGCGCCGACATCCGGCCGCAATATTGTGACGCCTGCTTTACCGGTGA is a window of Sphingobium sp. MI1205 DNA encoding:
- a CDS encoding redoxin family protein, with translation MKKLLIWLPLGLFAGFFALFASGLLKPDDRVITSKLVGKALPSFTLPTAASDRPPLASQELATGKPRLLNIFASWCVPCAAEAPQLMALKDAGVEIDAIAIRDARVDVDRFLQRYGNPYSRIGLDARSSVQIAIGSSGVPETFVIDGQGRIAYQHIGDIRADDVPIILQRLNDVR
- a CDS encoding heme lyase CcmF/NrfE family subunit; this encodes MIAEAGLAALWLAAALALLQLILVGIGLAGQRSELLGAVRPVAVAQGLLVVTAFISLITLFIRSDMSVLLVATNSHSMKPWLYKFAGTWGNHEGSMLLWVAVMGAAGAAVALFERALRRDTHMATLGGQAAISLGFYAFLLFASNPFTRVDPPAADGQGLNPLLQDPGLAFHPPTLYLGYVGLSVAFSFAVGALLTRQVDAAFAGAMRPWVLAAWIFLTLGITAGSYWAYYELGWGGWWFWDPVENASLMPWLAATALLHSVTVLATRDALRAWTVMLAVIAFSMSMVGTFLVRSGILTSVHAFAVDPERGTFILVLLGLYIGGAFALFGWRVGAVREGAPFELVSRETMLVVNNLLLSVILGLVLIGTLYPLMTEAFGHKVSVGAPYFDRIAGPIALILMIVMAVGPLTRWRRDRLVDVSPRLAIPAVIALVVAATLATIAWGRIGVLPFFGLTIALAVGAASVAPLWKRNLRRTPLFTWGMVIAHLGCAVSLAGMACDSAFTVEKLAAVRPGDIVEAADWKLRLIQIAPVAGDNWTALQADMEVSRGGGSPVSLHPQSRFFASPPTTTTEAALLTRWNGQLYVVLGQEGNDGRWQLRVWWKPFVTLIWFGGALIALGGLLALLGRERRGWLLKWRARALAA
- the ccmE gene encoding cytochrome c maturation protein CcmE: MKAKHQRLILALVAVLALVGAGLLAASALRDEAAYFYAPADVRAKGFEAGKAIRLGGMVVKGSLTRAADGVTIHFEVTDGKATVPAVFKGIAPDLFKEGSGVVAEGAFDSMGTFVATNLLAKHDERYMPRELEGLRYDEETREMKAER
- the ccmC gene encoding heme ABC transporter permease CcmC: MHRFANPTRFLKIARPLTVWLFWPGLALLLVGAGCGLFVTPADYLQGETVRILYIHVPAAWLGMGGWMGIAIAALMQLVWRHPLAAVAGRAIAIPGALFTAICLVTGSIWGRPTWGTWWEWDGRMTSMLVLFFLYLGYVALGNASSSQDRGGVSPVTAIFGLVGAVNIPIINRSVVWWNSLHQGPSITLRGSSIDGSLLWPLGLTLTGFSLLFAAIVLMRMRTILARNKVEARMQRLARG
- the purF gene encoding amidophosphoribosyltransferase, coding for MDPLAPMFTTNPFDDDKLREECGIFGVIQAETASAIVALGLHALQHRGQEAAGITSWDGHDFHTHRAMGHVAGNFDRDEVIRGLPGNSACGHVRYSTTGETSLRNVQPLYAELNSGGFAIAHNGNISNAMKLRRELIRRGSIFQSTSDTEVIIHLVATSTYRTLLDKFIDALKQIEGAYSLIVTTPEGMIACRDPLGIRPLVMGQLGESTMFASETVAFDVVGAEHVRSIEPGELVIVTHDGQIRSHRPFGEVHPRPCIFEHVYFSRPDSIVDGSSVYSVRKAIGAQLAVENPVDADLVIPVPDSGVPAAIGYAQQSGIPFELGIIRSHYIGRTFIQPGDKVRHLGVKLKHNANRALIDGQRVVLIDDSIVRGTTSLKIVQMMREAGAKEVHMRIASPPTKHSCFYGVDTPERTKLLAHRLDVGGMQDFIHADSLSFISIDGLYKALGEAKRADIRPQYCDACFTGDYPTTLTDQDDVVVQNQLELLAERVV